Proteins from a genomic interval of Thermoanaerobacterium thermosaccharolyticum DSM 571:
- a CDS encoding N-acetylmuramoyl-L-alanine amidase family protein, which translates to MLIVVDPGHGGLDSGAVGNGFFEKDINLSVSLKLRDILEANNVDIILTRDKDITLGLSERCDIANKNKADYFISIHCNSFKDSTAKGTETYSYPGSISGGKLAKSIQQAIVTNLNTVDRGVKTANFYVLHHTNMTAVLVELGFITNKEDLDLILNKRNLFAISISNGILNNIGLKQISKSDSIEKLHQMGFISDYYDPESYVKWKDIADALLKIIGG; encoded by the coding sequence TTGCTGATTGTTGTAGATCCCGGACACGGAGGGCTTGATAGCGGTGCTGTTGGAAATGGATTTTTTGAAAAGGATATAAACTTAAGTGTATCTCTTAAATTGAGAGACATCTTAGAGGCAAATAATGTAGATATAATCTTGACAAGAGATAAAGATATTACATTGGGACTTAGCGAGAGGTGTGACATTGCCAATAAAAACAAAGCAGATTATTTTATATCAATCCATTGTAACAGTTTTAAAGATTCTACTGCAAAAGGAACAGAAACTTATTCATATCCTGGAAGTATTTCTGGAGGAAAATTAGCTAAAAGTATACAGCAAGCTATAGTGACAAATTTAAATACAGTAGACAGAGGTGTAAAGACCGCTAACTTTTACGTTTTGCATCATACAAACATGACGGCAGTATTGGTTGAATTAGGATTTATAACCAACAAGGAAGATTTAGACCTGATTTTAAACAAACGAAATCTATTTGCGATATCAATATCAAATGGGATATTAAATAACATAGGACTTAAGCAAATAAGCAAATCGGATTCAATTGAAAAATTACACCAGATGGGCTTTATTTCTGACTATTACGATCCTGAAAGTTATGTAAAATGGAAAGATATTGCAGATGCATTATTAAAGATTATAGGAGGTTGA
- a CDS encoding phage holin, with product MRDLIMTILTAGLQLVILATLGYVINFLYSKIGTEKTKRYFEIAKMIVRGVEQEFGAGNGADKKAEAVNLIKKIVGNKLTEEEIDKLIEAAVFEMNYVLNLKGLSTTSKKT from the coding sequence ATGAGGGATCTTATTATGACAATATTGACTGCAGGGCTGCAGCTTGTAATACTTGCCACATTAGGGTATGTCATAAATTTCTTGTATTCTAAAATAGGAACTGAAAAAACAAAAAGGTATTTTGAGATAGCAAAGATGATTGTAAGGGGAGTAGAACAAGAATTTGGTGCAGGAAATGGCGCAGATAAAAAGGCAGAAGCGGTAAACCTCATAAAGAAAATAGTAGGAAACAAGCTTACAGAGGAGGAAATAGACAAATTGATAGAAGCGGCTGTATTTGAGATGAACTACGTATTAAATCTAAAAGGACTTAGCACCACAAGCAAAAAAACTTGA
- a CDS encoding solute carrier family 23 protein, translated as MKNKFYGIQDVPPINEAVPLSFQHVFAMFGATILVPLLTGLDPAVTLFTSGLGTLIFHLMTKGKVPAYLGSSFAFIAPIIAATKAYGVRGAFTGMIAAGLVYVAVFIIISLTGIDWIERILPSVVVGPVVMIIGLSLAPTAIQEAQKDLPTALVTAALVIIFSMFGKGFMKVIPILLGTIGGYIFAIFRGLVDFSPVLKASWIAVPKFSFLVGHSPVLAWGAVTLIAPLALVAIIEDLGHVLVIGNIVDKDLIKDPGFHRVMLGNGLATSIAALFGGPPSTTYGENIGVLAMTKVYSSRVIEGAAVIAILLSFIQKIGALIQVIPQAVMGGVTIILFGMIAAAGIRTLVENKVDFSDSRNLIIASVILTLGVGGIKIGLGNFVFEGVGPATLAGIILNLVLPKIKLTKPKGEKSKVKDDSVITQA; from the coding sequence ATGAAGAACAAATTTTACGGTATACAAGATGTACCCCCTATCAATGAAGCTGTCCCCCTGTCTTTTCAGCATGTCTTCGCAATGTTTGGTGCAACAATACTTGTACCGCTTTTGACAGGATTAGATCCTGCCGTAACATTATTTACATCAGGTCTTGGCACATTGATATTTCACTTAATGACAAAGGGAAAAGTTCCTGCATACTTAGGATCATCATTTGCATTTATAGCTCCTATAATCGCAGCAACCAAAGCTTACGGCGTAAGAGGAGCTTTCACCGGCATGATAGCCGCAGGACTTGTTTACGTGGCAGTTTTCATAATAATAAGCTTAACCGGCATAGACTGGATTGAAAGGATTCTTCCATCTGTAGTAGTAGGTCCTGTTGTAATGATCATAGGCTTAAGCTTAGCACCTACAGCGATACAAGAAGCACAAAAAGATCTACCTACGGCTTTAGTTACAGCCGCACTCGTCATAATCTTCAGCATGTTTGGAAAAGGATTCATGAAAGTTATACCAATCCTATTAGGAACTATCGGCGGATACATCTTCGCCATATTCAGAGGTCTTGTAGATTTTTCTCCCGTTTTAAAAGCATCGTGGATTGCTGTACCGAAATTTTCATTTCTCGTTGGTCATTCACCTGTGCTTGCATGGGGTGCTGTGACATTGATTGCACCTTTGGCATTAGTCGCTATAATCGAAGATTTAGGTCACGTTCTTGTAATAGGAAATATAGTCGATAAAGACTTGATAAAAGATCCAGGTTTTCATAGAGTAATGCTGGGAAATGGCTTAGCAACGTCAATAGCTGCACTGTTTGGCGGTCCGCCAAGCACGACGTATGGTGAAAATATCGGTGTATTGGCTATGACAAAAGTATACAGCTCAAGAGTCATAGAAGGTGCCGCTGTCATAGCGATACTTCTAAGCTTTATTCAAAAGATAGGAGCACTTATACAGGTTATACCACAAGCTGTAATGGGCGGTGTCACCATAATCCTATTTGGGATGATTGCAGCCGCAGGTATAAGAACGTTAGTAGAAAATAAGGTTGATTTTTCTGATAGTCGAAATTTGATAATAGCATCAGTAATCTTGACTCTTGGAGTTGGCGGCATCAAAATAGGATTAGGAAATTTCGTGTTTGAAGGCGTCGGTCCTGCAACACTAGCAGGCATAATCCTAAATTTGGTGCTTCCTAAAATTAAACTTACAAAACCAAAAGGTGAAAAATCGAAAGTAAAAGATGACAGCGTCATCACACAAGCGTAA
- a CDS encoding ABC transporter ATP-binding protein produces MDYVIELKDLTKRFGSITAVDKLSIKVPSGKIFGLLGPNGSGKSTTIRMICGIIKPTSGHGTVLGFDIVKESEKIKKSIGYMSQKFSLYEDLTVKENMDFYSSIYGLDKKERIEREKIIIDMMELHDRENQIVGTLSGGWKQRLALGCALLHNPKFVILDEPTSGVDPVSRRLFWNTIKKLTSEGLSVLVTTHYMEEAQESDFVAFMFNGHLLTFGTPSEIIRENNSNNLEDVFIKYVNEHGGMDKL; encoded by the coding sequence ATGGACTATGTTATAGAATTAAAAGATCTGACAAAACGCTTTGGCAGCATCACTGCCGTAGATAAGCTTTCAATTAAAGTTCCGTCAGGTAAAATCTTCGGCCTATTAGGTCCTAATGGATCGGGAAAATCAACAACGATACGAATGATATGCGGAATAATAAAACCCACATCTGGTCACGGCACAGTCCTGGGCTTCGACATTGTAAAGGAAAGTGAAAAGATAAAGAAGTCTATCGGATACATGTCACAGAAATTCAGCCTTTATGAGGATTTGACTGTTAAAGAAAATATGGATTTTTACTCCAGTATATATGGGCTTGACAAAAAAGAAAGAATCGAGAGAGAAAAAATTATAATCGACATGATGGAATTACATGACCGTGAGAACCAAATAGTTGGCACACTATCCGGAGGATGGAAGCAAAGGTTGGCTCTTGGATGTGCCCTTTTGCACAATCCAAAATTTGTCATACTTGATGAACCGACATCTGGTGTCGATCCTGTCTCAAGGAGGCTTTTCTGGAACACAATAAAAAAGCTCACATCAGAAGGGCTATCTGTATTAGTCACAACCCACTACATGGAAGAAGCTCAAGAAAGTGATTTTGTCGCATTCATGTTTAACGGCCATCTTTTGACGTTTGGCACACCTTCAGAAATCATCAGAGAAAACAATTCAAACAACCTGGAGGATGTCTTTATAAAATATGTCAATGAACATGGTGGTATGGACAAATTGTAA
- a CDS encoding HlyD family secretion protein translates to MKRLMAFIALISISLFIVSGCSNTNSDENKYSGTIESTTVNVQSEISGRIVDLYVSTGEQVKKGDKIALLDVSQYEEQAKEAKAALDMAKLNYEQIKNGPKEQADIANLKVEQAQAAYDLSNLMVKKGTITAPISGTITDIYFNVGEIETPGGSIAEVSDLNNLWIKIYVPEKYLYKVSLNKDVTVNVNSINKKISGKVVYISPNGEFTPKNTTTESSKEDIVYEVKIQIKDNVKELKPGMLADVTI, encoded by the coding sequence ATGAAGCGTTTAATGGCGTTTATAGCATTGATATCCATATCACTATTCATTGTCTCAGGATGTTCAAATACAAATTCAGATGAAAATAAATATTCTGGAACAATTGAATCAACAACGGTAAACGTTCAGTCAGAAATTTCTGGGCGTATCGTAGATTTATACGTTAGTACAGGTGAACAAGTTAAAAAGGGAGACAAAATAGCTTTGCTTGATGTCAGCCAATATGAAGAGCAGGCAAAAGAAGCAAAGGCAGCTCTCGATATGGCAAAATTAAATTATGAGCAAATTAAAAACGGGCCTAAGGAACAGGCAGATATTGCAAATCTTAAGGTAGAACAAGCTCAAGCAGCTTACGATTTGTCTAATCTAATGGTAAAAAAAGGCACCATAACAGCTCCCATTAGTGGTACTATTACAGACATATATTTTAATGTGGGAGAAATAGAGACTCCAGGCGGAAGTATAGCTGAAGTATCTGATCTAAACAATCTTTGGATTAAAATATACGTCCCAGAAAAATATTTATACAAAGTATCTCTTAATAAAGATGTAACAGTAAACGTAAACTCAATCAATAAAAAAATAAGTGGTAAAGTCGTGTACATTTCTCCAAACGGTGAATTTACACCTAAAAATACTACTACAGAATCTTCAAAAGAAGACATCGTATATGAGGTAAAAATACAAATAAAAGACAATGTTAAAGAGTTAAAGCCTGGAATGCTGGCAGATGTGACTATATGA
- a CDS encoding TetR/AcrR family transcriptional regulator, which produces MKKDDITTEEKIINASIELFSEKGFDSTKTSEIAKNAGIAEGTIFRYFKTKKDILMSIVTKAIQFFSEKFIVLPLNKILHTEKPEEEILFDLLKDRYEMITKNFSIIKVIGTEALTKEKIRERLVEHVAIKTLEIGEEFYQKGVEKGIFRGLSPRTVVRSLFGSIMMLIAEQQFLPDDKKSKDVDKEIRMIVEIFMNGIKSRKE; this is translated from the coding sequence ATGAAAAAAGATGATATTACAACGGAAGAAAAAATCATAAATGCATCAATTGAACTTTTTAGCGAAAAGGGATTTGACAGCACAAAGACAAGCGAGATAGCCAAAAATGCAGGCATCGCAGAAGGAACTATATTTAGGTACTTCAAGACAAAAAAAGATATACTTATGTCGATAGTCACAAAAGCTATCCAATTTTTTTCTGAAAAGTTTATCGTATTGCCTCTTAACAAAATACTCCATACTGAAAAACCGGAAGAAGAAATTCTTTTTGACCTTTTGAAAGACAGGTATGAAATGATCACAAAAAATTTTTCAATAATCAAAGTAATAGGCACAGAAGCATTGACAAAAGAAAAAATACGCGAAAGACTAGTTGAACACGTTGCAATAAAGACACTGGAAATAGGAGAAGAATTTTATCAAAAAGGTGTCGAAAAGGGAATATTTAGGGGCTTGTCTCCACGTACTGTTGTCCGCTCACTGTTTGGTTCTATAATGATGCTTATTGCTGAGCAGCAATTTCTCCCGGATGACAAAAAATCAAAAGACGTGGACAAAGAAATCAGGATGATCGTAGAGATCTTTATGAATGGCATAAAATCGAGAAAGGAGTAG
- the nifJ gene encoding pyruvate:ferredoxin (flavodoxin) oxidoreductase codes for MTVEMKSMDGNTAAAYASYAFTEVAAIYPITPSSPMAESVDEWAAHGKKNIFGDTVKVVEMQSEAGAAGAVHGSLQGGALTTTYTASQGLLLMIPNMYKIAGELLPGVFHVSARAVAAHALSIFGDHQDVMACRQTGFALLASNSVQEVMDLGCIAHLSAIKSRVPFLHFFDGFRTSHEIKKIEVIDYEDLKKLVDYNAINEFRNRALNSEHPVVRGTAQNPDIYFQGREASNKFYEKVPDVVALYMEKIKELTGREYHLFDYYGAKDAEYVIVAMGSVCETIEETIDYLLGLGEKVGLIKVRLYRPFSEKYFMKVIPHTVKRIAVLDRTKEPGSIGEPLYLDVIKAFFDKQDKPLIVGGRYGLGSKDTTPSQIIAVYENLKKYNPINRFTIGIKDDVTMTSLDVGEPIETVPQGTISCKFFGLGSDGTVGANKSAIKIIGDNTNLYVQGYFQYDSKKSGGTTISHLRFGQKPIKSSYLVYHADYIACHNKSFIYNYDILKGLKNGGTFVLNCPWSEAELDEKLPASMKRYIAKNNINFYTIDAISIAREVGLGGRINMIMQTAFFRLINIIPFENAIKYLKESIQKTYGKKGQNIVDMNIKAVDRSLESLKKVNVPASWVNAVEDEDFAKDEPEFLTKIQRPMAKNEGDDLPVSVFSGMEDGTFPLGTTAYEKRGIAVMIPQWQIEKCIQCNQCSFVCPHAVIRPFLLNDEEAKNAPPTFETKKAVGRGLEAFQYRIQVSPLDCTGCGNCADVCPAPGKALVMMPAEGEIESQADNWEYAVKIKPKDNIMEKTTLKGSQFSKPLFEFNGACPGCGETPYIKLLTQLFGDRMIIANATGCSSIYGASAPSVPYTTNNLGKGPAWANSLFEDNAEYGYGIYLANKKIRQRLEDLIGQALNTQIPDELKDAFVEWLNNKEDGEASQIASSKIINIISRENLKANKIVQDIYRLKDYLVKKSHWIIGGDGWAYDIGFGGLDHVLASGEDVNVLVLDTEVYSNTGGQSSKSTPTAAIAKFAASGKKVRKKDLGLMAMSYGYVYVAQIALGANMNHTVRAIAEAEKYKGPSLIIAYSPCINHGIKSGMGTSIKEERKAVEAGYWHLYRYNPELKAEGKNPFILDSKEPTASYIDFLKGEIRYSSLETLFPDKAQKLFDESSKNAKERYEMYKALSEL; via the coding sequence ATGACTGTCGAAATGAAATCTATGGATGGAAATACTGCCGCAGCGTACGCTTCATACGCTTTTACAGAGGTTGCCGCCATATATCCGATTACTCCGTCATCGCCTATGGCAGAAAGTGTTGACGAATGGGCTGCACATGGCAAAAAAAATATCTTTGGTGATACGGTTAAAGTGGTAGAGATGCAATCAGAAGCAGGTGCTGCAGGAGCAGTGCACGGATCACTGCAAGGAGGCGCTTTGACGACTACATACACGGCATCACAGGGCCTTCTCCTTATGATACCTAATATGTACAAAATTGCAGGTGAGCTTTTGCCTGGTGTTTTTCACGTAAGTGCCCGTGCAGTTGCCGCACATGCACTATCAATTTTTGGAGACCATCAGGATGTAATGGCATGCAGGCAGACAGGTTTTGCTCTTCTTGCATCAAACAGTGTTCAAGAAGTCATGGATTTGGGATGTATTGCACATCTTTCTGCAATCAAGTCGCGAGTACCGTTTTTGCATTTCTTTGACGGTTTTAGGACATCACATGAGATAAAAAAGATTGAAGTAATTGATTATGAGGATTTAAAAAAGCTTGTAGATTACAATGCCATAAATGAATTTAGAAATAGAGCGCTAAATTCCGAACATCCTGTGGTAAGGGGGACTGCTCAGAATCCTGATATATACTTTCAAGGTAGAGAAGCATCAAATAAGTTTTATGAAAAGGTACCAGATGTGGTTGCTTTATATATGGAGAAAATAAAGGAGCTGACAGGTAGAGAGTATCATTTGTTTGACTACTACGGTGCAAAAGATGCTGAATATGTAATAGTTGCAATGGGTTCTGTATGTGAAACGATTGAAGAGACGATAGATTATCTTTTGGGATTAGGTGAAAAAGTTGGACTAATTAAAGTACGCCTATATAGGCCTTTTTCAGAGAAATATTTCATGAAAGTTATTCCACATACAGTGAAAAGAATTGCAGTATTGGACAGGACAAAAGAACCTGGTTCTATAGGTGAGCCTCTTTATCTTGATGTAATAAAGGCGTTTTTTGATAAACAAGATAAGCCTTTGATTGTAGGTGGCAGATATGGATTAGGCTCAAAGGATACGACGCCATCACAAATTATAGCAGTATATGAGAACCTTAAAAAATACAATCCAATAAATAGATTTACAATAGGCATAAAAGATGATGTGACGATGACATCACTGGATGTTGGTGAACCGATTGAGACAGTACCACAGGGTACTATTAGCTGTAAATTTTTTGGACTTGGGTCTGATGGAACTGTTGGTGCAAATAAGTCTGCCATAAAGATAATCGGTGATAATACAAATTTATATGTGCAGGGATATTTTCAGTATGACAGCAAGAAATCAGGAGGTACGACCATATCTCATTTGAGATTTGGACAAAAACCTATAAAGTCCAGCTATCTCGTTTATCACGCTGATTATATAGCCTGTCACAACAAGTCATTTATATACAATTATGATATTTTAAAAGGATTAAAAAATGGTGGAACTTTTGTCTTAAACTGTCCGTGGAGTGAAGCAGAACTTGATGAAAAGCTTCCTGCATCCATGAAGAGGTATATTGCCAAAAACAACATTAATTTTTACACGATTGATGCTATATCGATTGCTAGAGAAGTAGGTCTTGGCGGCAGAATAAACATGATAATGCAGACAGCATTTTTCAGGCTTATTAATATAATTCCATTTGAAAATGCCATAAAATACTTGAAAGAATCTATACAAAAGACATACGGCAAAAAGGGGCAGAATATAGTTGACATGAATATTAAGGCAGTTGACAGAAGCTTAGAATCATTGAAAAAAGTAAATGTTCCTGCTTCATGGGTAAATGCCGTAGAAGATGAGGATTTTGCCAAAGATGAACCTGAATTTTTGACAAAGATACAAAGACCCATGGCTAAAAATGAAGGTGATGATTTGCCTGTAAGTGTTTTTTCCGGCATGGAAGATGGAACATTCCCATTAGGCACTACTGCATACGAGAAGCGTGGTATAGCTGTAATGATACCTCAATGGCAAATAGAAAAATGCATACAGTGCAATCAATGTTCATTTGTATGTCCACACGCTGTAATAAGGCCATTTTTGCTAAACGATGAAGAGGCGAAAAATGCACCACCTACTTTTGAGACTAAAAAAGCGGTAGGAAGGGGGCTTGAAGCGTTTCAATACCGCATACAGGTAAGCCCACTTGACTGTACAGGATGCGGCAACTGTGCAGATGTATGCCCGGCACCTGGAAAAGCACTTGTAATGATGCCGGCGGAAGGGGAAATAGAGAGTCAGGCTGATAATTGGGAATATGCAGTTAAAATCAAGCCAAAAGACAACATTATGGAAAAGACGACTTTGAAAGGCAGCCAGTTTTCTAAGCCTCTCTTTGAATTTAACGGAGCATGCCCAGGATGCGGCGAGACGCCGTACATTAAGCTACTGACACAATTATTTGGAGATAGAATGATAATAGCAAATGCTACAGGATGTTCTTCAATATACGGTGCAAGTGCACCATCGGTGCCGTACACTACCAATAATTTAGGTAAAGGCCCTGCATGGGCAAACTCGTTGTTTGAAGATAATGCAGAATATGGATATGGAATATATCTTGCAAATAAAAAGATAAGGCAAAGGCTTGAAGATTTAATCGGCCAAGCGTTAAATACTCAGATTCCTGACGAATTAAAGGATGCATTTGTAGAATGGCTAAATAACAAAGAAGATGGAGAAGCATCACAAATTGCATCCAGCAAAATCATAAATATAATTAGTCGCGAAAATTTAAAGGCGAATAAAATTGTGCAGGATATTTACAGATTGAAAGACTACCTCGTCAAAAAATCCCACTGGATAATAGGAGGCGATGGCTGGGCGTATGATATAGGGTTTGGAGGATTAGACCATGTTTTGGCATCAGGGGAAGATGTAAATGTGCTTGTGCTAGATACCGAAGTTTACTCCAATACCGGCGGTCAGTCGTCAAAATCTACGCCTACGGCGGCTATTGCCAAATTCGCAGCATCAGGGAAAAAAGTAAGGAAGAAGGATTTAGGTTTAATGGCTATGAGCTATGGATACGTCTATGTGGCTCAGATTGCGTTAGGTGCAAACATGAACCACACAGTAAGGGCAATTGCAGAAGCTGAGAAGTACAAAGGACCTTCTCTTATAATTGCGTATTCTCCGTGCATAAATCACGGTATAAAGTCAGGGATGGGTACAAGTATTAAAGAGGAGAGGAAGGCTGTTGAAGCAGGATACTGGCATCTTTATAGGTACAATCCAGAGCTTAAAGCTGAAGGCAAAAATCCATTCATATTAGATTCTAAAGAACCGACAGCGTCTTACATAGACTTCTTAAAAGGAGAAATAAGGTATTCATCATTGGAGACGCTTTTCCCGGATAAAGCACAAAAGCTGTTTGATGAGTCTTCAAAAAACGCGAAAGAACGTTATGAAATGTACAAAGCACTTTCAGAACTTTAA
- a CDS encoding CDIF630_02480 family spore surface protein — MIRKSKKYYKEPIEKHETAPWANIKENASKAKVPIPNEIEVINAKEWVDENEK, encoded by the coding sequence ATGATAAGGAAAAGCAAGAAATACTATAAAGAACCTATTGAAAAGCATGAAACTGCTCCATGGGCAAATATTAAAGAAAATGCAAGTAAGGCAAAAGTCCCAATTCCAAATGAAATAGAAGTCATAAATGCTAAAGAATGGGTAGATGAAAACGAAAAGTAA
- a CDS encoding DUF1284 domain-containing protein codes for MILRGHHLLCMLGFKGLGYDSDFIKNMDTIIKKLKDDDDVLIKLVDNVDNICEKCPNNITGVCENEHHEDSIKEMDDTVLNILQIKPETYMKYNDILDKIKLLMTEEAMDDICCNCAWKGYGYCVDGLKNLR; via the coding sequence ATGATTTTAAGAGGACATCATCTTTTGTGCATGCTAGGTTTTAAAGGGTTAGGATATGACAGTGATTTTATTAAAAATATGGATACAATTATAAAAAAGCTTAAAGACGATGATGATGTGTTGATAAAGCTTGTGGATAATGTGGATAACATTTGTGAAAAATGTCCTAATAATATCACTGGTGTATGCGAAAATGAGCATCATGAAGATAGCATTAAGGAGATGGACGACACTGTACTCAATATCCTCCAAATAAAACCCGAAACGTATATGAAATACAATGATATCTTGGACAAAATAAAACTATTAATGACAGAAGAGGCTATGGATGATATATGCTGTAATTGTGCTTGGAAAGGATATGGTTATTGCGTAGATGGGTTGAAGAATTTGAGATAA
- the menA gene encoding 1,4-dihydroxy-2-naphthoate polyprenyltransferase, with product MNVKSFLKLVEIQTKAASVTPFALGTVYALFAFHDFKPVNFLLMLLSLLSFDMATTAINNYMDYKKANKTHGYNYEKHNAIVRDNLSESSVVATIIVLLLIASTAGFILFLRTNVLVLLIGMASFAVGILYSFGPIPISRMPLGEIFSGFFMGFVIVFLSVFIHVYDKNIAYVTYSSGIFNVWFDVLVVLKIFFISLPAVMGIANIMLANNICDIEDDLENRRYTLPIYIGKEKALKLFKALYYISYIDIVVLVILKVLPLLALIVLLTFVPINKNIKEFYKVQTKKDTFPLSVKNFLMMNVAEIITIGLGLLH from the coding sequence ATGAATGTAAAGAGCTTTTTAAAATTGGTAGAGATACAGACTAAGGCTGCCAGTGTTACGCCATTTGCACTTGGAACTGTCTATGCTTTATTTGCTTTCCATGACTTCAAGCCTGTTAATTTTTTGCTTATGTTATTATCGTTGCTTTCGTTTGATATGGCAACTACCGCAATTAATAATTATATGGATTATAAGAAAGCAAATAAGACACATGGATACAATTATGAAAAGCATAATGCCATAGTCAGAGATAATTTATCTGAATCATCTGTAGTTGCTACAATAATAGTTTTGCTTCTTATAGCATCTACAGCCGGATTTATATTGTTTTTACGCACAAATGTACTAGTACTTCTAATAGGTATGGCGTCTTTCGCAGTTGGGATTTTGTATTCATTTGGACCAATACCTATATCTAGGATGCCGCTGGGAGAGATTTTTTCAGGGTTTTTTATGGGATTTGTAATTGTATTTTTATCTGTTTTTATTCATGTATACGACAAAAACATAGCTTATGTTACATACAGCAGTGGGATTTTCAATGTATGGTTTGATGTGCTTGTTGTACTAAAGATTTTCTTTATATCACTGCCAGCGGTTATGGGAATTGCAAATATCATGCTAGCGAACAATATATGCGACATTGAGGACGACTTAGAAAACAGGCGTTACACATTGCCAATATATATTGGAAAAGAAAAAGCCCTAAAATTGTTTAAGGCTTTATACTATATTTCATACATTGACATTGTGGTTCTTGTGATTTTGAAGGTACTGCCTTTATTGGCACTTATTGTATTGTTGACGTTTGTGCCTATAAATAAAAACATAAAAGAGTTTTACAAAGTCCAGACAAAAAAAGATACATTCCCATTGTCTGTTAAAAACTTTTTGATGATGAATGTTGCAGAGATAATTACAATAGGGCTGGGATTACTGCATTGA
- a CDS encoding ABC transporter permease: MLTITKYTIKEMIKKRAFLLIAMLTVGYLFIYGYGLSLAFHSSSSFIGNVPDIGKILLESQLLSAGLYFSNFIIAFLIVLTSVGAVSGDVESGSIYALLYKPLKRYEYVLGKFIGLGIIITVYSTLLFLSVIGLNIAFGTKVYLGLGNVFRALFFFDLGPVVLLSLVIASSSIMSTVNTGVLAVMTYGIAMIGGILEQMGSFFTDATSQGLSNVGIITSLILPTDVIFRKMNAELLTQNTGLSFLAQGPFGGTSQPSPIMFVYIAFYICFLLYYGVRKFEKRDL, encoded by the coding sequence ATGCTGACAATAACTAAATACACCATTAAAGAGATGATCAAAAAGCGTGCATTCCTCCTAATTGCAATGCTTACAGTAGGATATCTTTTTATTTATGGCTATGGATTGAGTTTAGCTTTTCATAGCAGCAGTTCCTTTATAGGCAATGTACCAGACATCGGCAAAATCTTACTTGAATCACAGCTTCTCTCCGCAGGGCTTTACTTTTCAAATTTTATAATCGCATTTTTGATAGTACTTACATCTGTAGGTGCCGTATCAGGCGATGTTGAAAGTGGCTCTATATACGCTTTACTGTATAAACCTCTTAAGAGGTATGAATACGTACTTGGCAAATTTATAGGGCTTGGCATAATCATCACTGTATACAGCACATTGTTGTTTCTTTCAGTAATAGGGCTTAATATCGCTTTTGGCACGAAAGTATACTTAGGATTAGGAAACGTCTTCCGTGCATTATTCTTTTTTGATCTTGGTCCAGTAGTCCTTTTATCATTAGTAATCGCCTCAAGTTCAATAATGTCAACTGTAAATACAGGTGTTTTAGCTGTCATGACATACGGTATTGCAATGATAGGTGGCATTCTCGAACAAATGGGATCATTTTTCACAGATGCAACAAGTCAAGGTCTTTCAAACGTTGGTATTATCACAAGCTTAATTTTACCTACAGATGTGATATTTAGAAAGATGAATGCAGAACTTCTTACTCAAAATACAGGCTTAAGCTTTCTTGCACAAGGACCCTTTGGCGGTACCTCACAGCCAAGTCCTATTATGTTTGTGTACATCGCCTTCTATATCTGTTTTTTGCTGTATTACGGAGTAAGGAAATTTGAAAAAAGAGATTTGTAA